From Moraxella sp. K1664, one genomic window encodes:
- a CDS encoding virulence factor TspB C-terminal domain-related protein has translation MNIRFGVAVKVGKVGRALTPAGALAWCISNKKKCDDIIDDTVEIVCDVSGVCTAERKDDDYNNDSNLSDEKCLMYSTDGDYYYDLSKVLNDAKERVQKSSGKTLIMSQRDIIELQNKSKSLFNSSNSGAGSDYVRLYYKQGDEYKQHTVSIKVSYKTLSNDNCNPGSDNVNSEKNHKQLSKDELTALAKKIAEKMDDDDIKNYYNTKYDDIIINNNHYYGDEINRETNIDKYCESNACNEISKEIEQDIKDKKYDIDDVNEKNCTMEENTGKYIACNMTINNEEENTQTPPKDDTDTPKKEDDDPLSCDSSKFHKKICEWMDWTQDDLEVPDEDKPKIKDLSDDLQIDKNRVNFGRACPVGDNLALSLHGISISHQISYQGLCDAFTTMRPFIIGIGGIISVMIIGGRRV, from the coding sequence TTGAATATAAGGTTTGGGGTTGCTGTTAAAGTTGGTAAAGTCGGCAGGGCTTTAACGCCTGCTGGTGCTTTGGCTTGGTGTATTTCAAACAAAAAGAAATGCGATGATATCATTGATGATACTGTTGAAATTGTCTGCGATGTCTCAGGGGTTTGTACTGCTGAACGCAAAGACGACGATTACAATAACGACTCAAATTTATCAGACGAAAAATGTCTAATGTATTCAACTGATGGCGATTATTACTATGACTTATCTAAAGTGTTAAATGATGCCAAAGAACGAGTTCAAAAATCATCTGGCAAAACATTGATAATGTCACAGCGTGATATTATTGAACTCCAAAATAAATCTAAGTCTTTATTTAATTCTTCAAACTCTGGTGCTGGCTCTGACTACGTCAGATTATATTATAAGCAGGGTGATGAATATAAACAGCATACTGTATCAATCAAAGTTTCTTATAAGACGTTATCAAATGATAATTGCAATCCTGGCTCCGACAATGTCAATTCTGAAAAAAACCACAAACAGTTATCAAAAGATGAGCTAACAGCACTCGCTAAAAAAATCGCTGAAAAAATGGACGATGACGATATCAAAAACTACTACAACACAAAGTATGACGATATCATCATCAATAACAATCACTACTACGGCGATGAAATTAACAGAGAAACAAACATTGACAAGTATTGTGAGTCTAACGCTTGCAATGAAATATCAAAAGAAATTGAGCAAGACATCAAAGATAAAAAATATGACATTGACGACGTTAATGAAAAAAATTGCACTATGGAAGAAAACACAGGCAAATACATAGCTTGTAACATGACAATCAATAACGAAGAAGAAAACACCCAGACACCGCCCAAAGACGATACAGACACACCCAAAAAAGAAGATGATGACCCTTTAAGCTGTGATAGTTCCAAATTTCATAAAAAAATTTGTGAATGGATGGACTGGACACAAGATGACTTAGAAGTACCAGATGAAGACAAACCAAAGATTAAAGATTTATCAGATGATTTACAAATAGATAAAAATCGTGTTAATTTCGGTCGTGCTTGTCCCGTGGGCGATAATCTAGCTTTATCACTGCATGGGATTAGCATATCGCACCAAATTAGCTATCAGGGGCTTTGTGATGCGTTTACTACCATGCGTCCGTTCATCATTGGCATTGGTGGCATTATTTCTGTGATGATTATTGGGGGTCGCCGTGTCTAG
- a CDS encoding DUF2523 family protein, whose product MSSLANLIYNVGDKLLQVGIKKALAGAGLGLATYAGVSEMLDKMISEANAMLASGDGKILSLIGLTGIDVALSMILSACVIRATISTSSVFVTKLDK is encoded by the coding sequence GTGTCTAGTCTAGCCAATCTTATTTATAATGTCGGTGATAAACTCCTACAAGTTGGCATAAAAAAAGCCCTTGCCGGTGCCGGTCTTGGTCTTGCTACTTATGCCGGCGTATCAGAGATGTTAGATAAGATGATATCAGAAGCCAATGCCATGCTTGCAAGCGGTGACGGCAAAATTTTATCACTTATCGGCTTAACTGGCATTGATGTCGCTTTAAGCATGATTTTATCTGCGTGCGTGATTCGTGCAACGATTTCTACTTCATCAGTCTTTGTTACAAAACTTGACAAATAA
- a CDS encoding FAD-linked oxidase C-terminal domain-containing protein, whose amino-acid sequence MTARFAAAISELQARFGTALSTNLTIREQHAHTMTWLDNEPADAVLTATSKEDVADAVKICHAHGMPVIAFGIGSSLEGQLNAPHGGLCIDMSQMDAILQVNSEDLTATVQAGVTREALNQYLKDTGLFFPIDPGANATLGGMVATRASGTNAVRYGTMKDVVLSLEVVMPDGEIIRTASRAKKSSAGYDLTRLIIGSEGTLGIVTEITVKLFGLPECIGSGICHFPDVDRACQAVMATIQMCLPIARIELLDATQIKACNAYSGLSLKETATLLVEFHGTNAGVAEQAQLFGDIIADFDGQDFAWDTDESKRKQLWTARHNAYHASRALRPTASGLSTDACVPISRLAECVTETVKDIEMRGMLGPVVGHVGDGNFHVLLLVDMDDEREVIHAKEILSRLAERAIDMDGTCTGEHGVGQGKRKYMAKEHGGALAVMKAIKSAIDPKNIMNPDKIWE is encoded by the coding sequence ATGACCGCCAGATTTGCCGCCGCCATCAGCGAATTACAAGCCCGTTTTGGCACCGCTCTTAGTACCAATCTAACCATTAGAGAGCAGCACGCCCATACCATGACATGGTTAGATAACGAACCTGCCGATGCGGTGCTGACCGCCACATCCAAAGAAGACGTTGCCGATGCAGTCAAAATTTGCCATGCTCACGGCATGCCTGTTATCGCCTTTGGGATAGGTTCGTCACTAGAAGGGCAGTTAAATGCTCCGCATGGCGGGCTGTGCATTGACATGAGTCAGATGGATGCGATTTTGCAGGTCAATAGTGAAGATTTGACCGCCACTGTGCAGGCAGGCGTGACCCGAGAAGCTCTTAATCAATACCTAAAAGACACGGGGCTGTTTTTCCCCATCGACCCTGGGGCGAATGCCACGCTTGGTGGAATGGTGGCGACTCGTGCCAGTGGCACCAATGCCGTGCGTTATGGCACGATGAAAGATGTGGTGCTGTCGCTTGAAGTAGTCATGCCTGATGGTGAGATTATCCGCACCGCCAGTCGTGCCAAAAAATCATCGGCAGGCTATGATTTGACACGGCTCATCATCGGCTCCGAAGGCACGCTTGGGATAGTGACTGAGATTACGGTGAAGCTGTTTGGTTTGCCTGAGTGTATCGGCAGTGGCATTTGTCATTTTCCCGATGTGGATAGGGCGTGTCAGGCGGTGATGGCGACGATACAGATGTGCTTGCCGATTGCTCGTATCGAACTGCTGGACGCCACACAAATCAAGGCGTGCAACGCTTATTCTGGGCTGTCGCTCAAAGAGACCGCCACGCTACTGGTGGAATTTCACGGCACTAATGCAGGCGTGGCAGAACAGGCACAGCTGTTCGGGGATATTATTGCTGACTTTGACGGTCAGGATTTTGCGTGGGATACGGATGAGAGTAAGCGTAAACAGCTTTGGACGGCACGCCACAACGCCTATCATGCCAGCCGTGCTTTACGCCCGACTGCCAGCGGGCTATCTACCGATGCGTGCGTGCCGATTTCACGCCTTGCTGAGTGTGTAACTGAGACGGTCAAGGACATAGAGATGCGTGGCATGTTAGGGCCTGTGGTGGGTCATGTGGGCGATGGCAATTTTCATGTGCTGTTATTGGTGGACATGGATGATGAGCGTGAAGTGATACACGCCAAAGAAATCCTATCACGTCTTGCCGAGCGTGCCATTGATATGGATGGCACCTGTACAGGCGAGCATGGCGTGGGGCAAGGCAAACGTAAATACATGGCAAAAGAGCATGGTGGTGCTTTGGCAGTCATGAAAGCCATCAAATCTGCCATCGACCCCAAAAACATCATGAATCCTGATAAGATTTGGGAATGA
- a CDS encoding transferrin-binding protein-like solute binding protein, whose product MKMTTKSTLTLSLAILMTACASNKGDVALTAIEPIKPPSTNTPIHEDVPTPPRTAEELDALMEPSLGFHMATVRRNLHADSTEEHVPLSADMIKPINDRLSRVVDRHKKDLNNLNGASSLYSDNYEDSHSPVPTSAGAWYGSRDRDYMKFVKSGWVADLQPRPNFATNTIHNGMNGFVFYQGTNPATALPTQTITYKGTWDFMTDAKKGRSSDEFHSEYKKNAGADYSAFSFHESTKDDAKWRDEGRTGDVSHTSVFTVDFANKTLTGELSRHKSKSEKVKRYDIKADIKDNRFRGSATASNPNDPFFKSNSKSLEGGFFGEHAEELAGKFLADDNSLFAVFGARQHKDGKWDDIDPTEKAFDAVKFGIDELDKSSLDTFGDATKLVINGRSFSLLPATGTADFIQTNKYDVNGKNLVISACCGNLNHVKFGTYFYDDNGSKSDAYLFLTGERTALSEMPKAGELEYHGTWQAYILTKDSLTGAIDAGKGQNASRAEFGVNFDNKTLKGTLYAGGSVAPSIIIDNGVISGNGFTADFRTGEKGLSLDKSSMSGAVAHLSGKVDGGFYGKNATELGGSFYSERTSKKDGVAGVFGAKQQVKK is encoded by the coding sequence ATGAAAATGACAACCAAATCCACACTGACCCTATCCTTGGCGATACTGATGACCGCTTGTGCGTCCAACAAAGGCGATGTCGCACTGACTGCCATCGAACCGATAAAGCCGCCCAGTACCAACACCCCTATCCATGAAGATGTCCCCACGCCACCTAGAACCGCAGAAGAGCTTGATGCACTCATGGAGCCATCACTGGGCTTTCATATGGCAACCGTCAGACGTAACTTGCACGCAGACAGCACAGAAGAACATGTACCCCTGTCTGCTGACATGATTAAGCCCATTAATGACAGGCTTAGCAGAGTGGTTGACAGACACAAAAAAGACTTGAACAACCTAAACGGTGCGTCCAGTCTTTATTCGGATAATTACGAAGACTCACACAGTCCCGTGCCAACATCCGCAGGTGCATGGTATGGCAGTCGTGACCGAGACTACATGAAATTTGTCAAATCAGGCTGGGTGGCTGATTTGCAGCCCAGACCGAACTTTGCCACAAATACCATCCATAATGGCATGAACGGCTTTGTGTTTTATCAAGGCACCAATCCCGCCACCGCCCTACCCACCCAAACCATCACCTACAAAGGCACTTGGGATTTTATGACGGATGCCAAAAAAGGACGTAGCTCTGATGAGTTTCACAGCGAATACAAGAAAAATGCAGGGGCGGATTATAGTGCGTTTTCTTTTCATGAATCCACCAAAGATGATGCCAAATGGCGTGATGAAGGCAGAACAGGCGATGTAAGTCACACCAGCGTCTTTACCGTGGACTTTGCCAACAAAACCCTGACAGGCGAACTCTCTCGCCACAAAAGCAAGTCTGAGAAAGTCAAACGCTATGACATCAAAGCTGACATCAAAGACAATCGCTTTCGGGGCAGTGCCACAGCAAGCAACCCTAACGACCCATTTTTTAAATCCAACTCTAAAAGCTTAGAAGGCGGTTTTTTTGGGGAGCATGCCGAAGAACTTGCAGGCAAATTCTTAGCCGATGACAATTCTTTGTTTGCCGTGTTTGGGGCAAGACAACATAAAGACGGCAAATGGGATGACATCGACCCTACCGAAAAAGCCTTTGATGCGGTCAAGTTTGGCATTGATGAGCTTGACAAAAGCAGTCTTGATACCTTTGGCGATGCCACAAAATTGGTGATTAACGGCAGAAGTTTCTCACTACTGCCTGCTACAGGCACTGCTGACTTTATCCAAACCAACAAATACGACGTCAATGGCAAGAATTTGGTCATCAGTGCTTGCTGTGGCAACCTAAACCACGTCAAATTTGGCACTTACTTTTATGATGACAATGGCTCAAAATCAGACGCTTATCTATTCTTGACGGGCGAGCGGACGGCATTGTCAGAGATGCCAAAGGCAGGCGAGCTAGAATATCACGGCACATGGCAGGCTTATATCTTGACCAAAGATTCTTTGACGGGTGCGATTGATGCTGGCAAGGGTCAAAACGCCAGTCGGGCAGAATTTGGCGTTAATTTTGACAACAAAACGCTCAAAGGCACGCTATACGCTGGGGGTAGTGTCGCCCCTAGCATCATCATTGACAACGGGGTCATCAGTGGCAATGGCTTTACCGCCGATTTTAGAACTGGCGAGAAAGGTCTAAGCCTAGATAAAAGCTCAATGAGTGGTGCTGTGGCTCATCTGTCAGGTAAGGTTGATGGTGGTTTTTATGGTAAAAATGCCACAGAGCTTGGCGGGTCGTTTTATAGTGAACGTACCAGTAAAAAAGACGGGGTTGCTGGCGTTTTTGGTGCCAAACAACAGGTTAAAAAGTAA
- a CDS encoding surface lipoprotein assembly modifier yields the protein MQKFHLPSRLALLPFIGFFGMGFGVNIAHADALTKQDDRRIQDSHLQRQVEQQNLPPFLPSMDVPIIESSDDSTVSLSADELKEHPQLIVRALMGSLIQNQADNVAFLLPYYQDLPKHQREPMIEYWATGLVAEQVGKNSQAIHAYEQALTYNEHASLIRLRLAMVLFYDKRFVNAEQNFHQLLGEPDMPDELATLINAHLQAIHAQEKIPIQGGGNFLNDKNINNAPASRDLGRGWVAPEPESAQGIGLYLNAHKKWLRPDGFYHEARLDNNGKYYWDNKPYNELTSRLSLGMGHANAHHDITLLPFSEHTFYAGGSKDSDDLKHFSQNKGLAVEWQYRFNPQWQSSIYGEVAKQTYHTRPHLNGIARSLSASAIYSPNAKRYWLVGVDAHRTDARDADDSFIRRGVRAGVGQEFDNGFGARLNVGMAHKDYRGAGFFGEIQHNKEYTLSTSVWNNHWQMFGIMPRLTWSYQKVDSNLPLYKYDKNRVFIEATKRF from the coding sequence ATGCAAAAATTTCATCTCCCATCACGTTTAGCTCTCCTGCCTTTTATTGGCTTTTTTGGCATGGGCTTTGGCGTGAACATCGCCCACGCTGACGCTCTGACCAAACAAGACGACAGACGTATCCAAGACAGTCATCTACAAAGACAGGTAGAACAGCAGAATCTGCCCCCATTCTTGCCATCCATGGATGTCCCCATCATAGAATCTTCTGATGACAGCACCGTCTCGCTAAGTGCCGATGAGCTAAAAGAACATCCCCAGCTTATCGTGCGAGCCTTGATGGGCAGTCTCATCCAAAACCAAGCGGACAACGTGGCGTTTTTATTGCCCTATTATCAAGACCTGCCTAAGCATCAACGTGAGCCGATGATAGAGTATTGGGCAACAGGACTGGTTGCCGAACAAGTAGGCAAAAACAGCCAAGCCATCCATGCGTATGAACAAGCCCTAACTTATAATGAGCATGCTAGCCTGATTCGTCTGCGACTTGCCATGGTGCTGTTTTATGATAAACGCTTTGTCAATGCCGAGCAAAATTTTCATCAGCTTTTAGGCGAACCTGACATGCCCGATGAGCTAGCCACACTCATCAATGCACACCTACAAGCCATCCACGCCCAAGAGAAAATCCCCATCCAAGGCGGGGGTAACTTTTTGAATGATAAAAACATCAACAACGCCCCTGCCAGTCGTGATTTGGGTAGGGGCTGGGTGGCACCCGAGCCAGAGTCCGCCCAAGGCATTGGTCTTTATCTCAATGCCCACAAAAAATGGCTAAGACCCGATGGCTTTTATCATGAAGCCCGACTGGATAATAACGGCAAATATTATTGGGACAATAAACCCTACAACGAACTCACCAGTCGCTTATCCTTAGGCATGGGACATGCCAACGCCCATCATGACATCACGCTTTTGCCATTTAGTGAACATACGTTTTATGCAGGTGGAAGTAAAGACTCGGATGACTTAAAGCATTTTTCACAAAATAAGGGGCTGGCAGTCGAGTGGCAATATCGGTTTAACCCCCAATGGCAGAGCAGTATTTATGGCGAAGTTGCCAAACAGACCTACCACACACGCCCCCATCTAAACGGTATCGCTCGCAGTCTAAGTGCCAGTGCCATCTACTCGCCAAATGCCAAGCGGTATTGGCTGGTTGGTGTGGACGCTCATCGCACAGACGCTCGTGATGCCGATGATTCGTTCATCAGACGGGGTGTGCGGGCAGGCGTAGGACAGGAGTTTGACAATGGTTTTGGTGCTCGTCTTAATGTCGGCATGGCACATAAAGACTACCGTGGGGCAGGTTTTTTTGGTGAGATTCAGCACAACAAAGAATACACGCTTAGCACGTCTGTGTGGAACAACCATTGGCAAATGTTTGGTATCATGCCACGCTTGACATGGAGTTATCAAAAAGTGGACAGCAATCTACCCTTATACAAATACGATAAAAATCGTGTGTTTATCGAAGCAACAAAACGGTTTTAA
- a CDS encoding transferrin-binding protein-like solute binding protein, translating into MLSQLTFADINTLVIDGKRYNLAPSTGTSENFIQNTSDENHTLMVSGTHLGNAKYGYVFDKETKATHLFHQGTKTGVDDLPKGVVSYDGSSLYVHDNGIRVGAGSKFSVNFDQKTLTGTVAGVDLPNELIKLSATIKGNTFSGTQQNDKINIRTEGAFYGKNASELSGVFASDDGAVKGAYGAKKQ; encoded by the coding sequence GTGCTAAGTCAGCTAACCTTTGCCGACATTAATACGTTGGTTATAGATGGCAAGCGTTACAACTTAGCACCCAGCACAGGGACGAGCGAAAACTTTATCCAAAATACCAGCGATGAGAACCACACCTTGATGGTCAGTGGCACTCATCTGGGCAATGCCAAATACGGCTATGTCTTTGACAAAGAAACAAAAGCCACGCATCTGTTCCATCAAGGCACTAAGACTGGCGTTGATGATCTGCCCAAAGGGGTGGTCAGCTATGATGGCTCATCACTTTATGTGCATGACAATGGCATCAGGGTCGGTGCGGGCTCTAAGTTCTCTGTTAATTTTGACCAAAAAACTCTGACGGGTACAGTGGCAGGCGTGGATTTGCCAAATGAATTGATAAAACTATCAGCAACCATCAAAGGCAACACCTTCTCGGGCACTCAGCAAAACGATAAAATCAACATCCGCACCGAAGGAGCTTTTTATGGCAAAAACGCCAGCGAGCTTAGCGGTGTCTTTGCCAGTGATGATGGTGCAGTCAAAGGGGCGTATGGGGCGAAAAAGCAGTAA
- the hutI gene encoding imidazolonepropionase yields MQFDTLITNANIATMSDTFGFTKDAPYGAIHGGAVGIKDGKIAFVGTMDELGTATADKIIDAKQGWLTPALMDCHTHVVYGGNRSNEFEMRLNGVDYKDIAKQGGGILSTVKATRQADFDDLYELSLPRFRSLVSQGVGTIEIKSGYGLDLDNERKMLKVAKKLGDDFGITVKKTYLALHALPPEYQGQADEYVKQACEWLKVLHDENLVDAVDAFCESIAFDTHQVGRLFEVAKSLGLPVKLHAEQMSDMGGAGLVAEFDGLSADHIEYLSTDSIVKMAKHGTVGVLLPTAFYVLKETKLPPIDAMRQHGVKMAVSTDCNPGTSPSTSLLLAMNMACTLFGLTPEEALAGTTIHASQALGLQDTKGQIAVGMDADVALWQIDRPADLSYLIGQNRLQGFWVAGRQVPKT; encoded by the coding sequence ATGCAATTTGACACCCTAATCACCAACGCCAACATCGCCACCATGAGCGATACATTTGGCTTTACCAAAGACGCCCCATATGGGGCGATACATGGCGGTGCGGTTGGTATCAAAGATGGCAAAATTGCCTTTGTCGGCACAATGGACGAGCTTGGCACGGCAACTGCTGACAAGATAATTGATGCCAAACAAGGCTGGCTAACCCCTGCTTTGATGGACTGCCACACCCATGTGGTCTATGGCGGTAATCGCAGTAATGAATTTGAGATGCGTCTAAATGGCGTGGATTACAAAGACATCGCCAAACAAGGTGGCGGGATTTTGTCCACTGTGAAAGCCACGAGACAAGCGGATTTTGATGATTTGTATGAGCTTAGTTTGCCACGTTTTAGAAGTCTTGTAAGTCAAGGCGTGGGGACGATTGAGATTAAGTCGGGCTATGGGCTTGACTTGGATAACGAACGCAAAATGCTCAAAGTTGCCAAAAAATTGGGCGATGACTTTGGCATTACCGTCAAAAAAACCTACCTTGCCCTACACGCCCTACCGCCAGAATATCAAGGGCAAGCAGACGAGTATGTCAAGCAGGCGTGCGAGTGGCTAAAAGTGTTGCATGATGAGAATTTGGTGGATGCGGTGGATGCGTTTTGTGAATCCATCGCCTTTGACACTCATCAAGTGGGCAGGCTCTTTGAAGTTGCCAAATCGCTAGGATTGCCTGTCAAACTTCATGCCGAGCAGATGAGCGATATGGGCGGAGCGGGACTGGTGGCAGAGTTTGATGGCTTGTCTGCTGACCACATTGAATATCTGTCCACCGACAGTATTGTCAAGATGGCAAAACATGGTACGGTGGGCGTGCTGTTGCCGACTGCCTTTTATGTCCTAAAAGAAACCAAACTGCCCCCCATCGATGCCATGCGACAACATGGCGTAAAGATGGCAGTATCTACCGACTGCAACCCTGGCACATCGCCATCAACAAGCCTACTGCTTGCCATGAACATGGCGTGTACGCTGTTTGGCTTAACGCCCGAAGAAGCTCTGGCAGGAACAACCATTCACGCATCCCAAGCCTTGGGGCTACAAGACACCAAAGGGCAAATTGCGGTAGGTATGGATGCTGATGTGGCGTTGTGGCAGATTGACCGACCTGCCGATTTGTCTTATCTTATCGGGCAAAACCGATTGCAAGGGTTTTGGGTGGCAGGTCGGCAGGTTCCAAAAACATGA
- the hutG gene encoding formimidoylglutamase, producing the protein MTDIHTTHIPFDPAHYTGRTDPFESDRAMYWHNAVQAFDRQPVALVGFACHQGVRRNLGRVGAKSAPPVIREFFAKLPITKDVQDKYANLSDLVGDCGDVVCHDNDTIVKDSLESAQKHYATHITHALQNNALAVGLGGGHEIAYGSFLGLYEYLKSNSKDLPKIGIINFDAHFDLRTDEYATSGTPFLQIADMMGDEFYYFCVGISRFGNTASLFDKARALGVGVVSDDDCHRLTYDEIWARLDGFARGVDVLYVTVDLDCLPSGVMPAVSAVNAKGIELDLVEFLLEKLIQTGKVNVLDFAEFNPTYDIDSRGAKTVARLLAVCVERALLDGV; encoded by the coding sequence ATGACCGACATCCACACCACCCATATCCCCTTTGACCCTGCCCATTATACAGGACGCACCGACCCTTTTGAGAGCGATAGGGCGATGTATTGGCACAATGCCGTGCAAGCCTTTGACCGTCAGCCTGTTGCCTTGGTGGGTTTTGCTTGCCATCAAGGGGTAAGGCGAAACTTGGGCAGAGTGGGGGCAAAGTCCGCTCCGCCTGTCATTAGGGAGTTTTTTGCCAAATTGCCCATCACAAAAGACGTGCAGGACAAATACGCCAATTTGTCCGACTTGGTGGGCGACTGTGGCGATGTGGTGTGTCATGACAATGATACCATCGTTAAGGACAGTTTGGAATCCGCCCAAAAACATTATGCCACGCACATCACTCACGCCCTACAAAACAACGCCCTAGCGGTGGGACTTGGCGGTGGGCATGAGATTGCTTATGGCAGTTTTTTGGGGTTGTATGAGTATCTAAAATCAAATAGTAAGGACTTACCCAAGATTGGTATTATCAATTTTGATGCCCATTTTGACTTGCGAACGGACGAGTACGCCACATCAGGTACGCCATTTTTGCAAATTGCTGATATGATGGGCGATGAGTTTTATTATTTTTGTGTGGGCATTAGCCGTTTTGGTAATACAGCAAGTCTATTTGACAAAGCCCGTGCCTTGGGCGTTGGTGTTGTTAGTGATGACGACTGCCATCGCTTGACTTATGATGAGATTTGGGCAAGGCTTGATGGCTTTGCTCGGGGTGTTGATGTGCTGTATGTTACGGTGGATTTGGACTGTCTGCCAAGTGGTGTCATGCCTGCGGTCAGTGCGGTAAATGCCAAGGGCATTGAGCTTGATTTGGTGGAATTTTTGCTTGAAAAACTCATTCAAACAGGCAAAGTCAACGTCTTGGATTTTGCTGAATTTAACCCAACTTACGACATTGACAGCCGTGGGGCAAAAACCGTGGCACGACTGCTTGCGGTGTGTGTGGAGCGGGCATTGCTTGATGGCGTGTGA
- the hutH gene encoding histidine ammonia-lyase, with the protein MKPAITLTPRHLTFGQLRAIYNSPVTISLDPSAYDAIEKSHQAVQAIIARDKPAYGINTGFGLLAKTRIPDDELELLQRNLILSHSVGTGEALPADVVRLIIAMKVSSLSQGVSGVRREVVDALINLINHDITPIIPAKGSVGASGDLAPLSHMTLAILGEGDVLVRGERVSAKDALAKAGLSPITLAAKEGLALINGTQTSTALAIRGYFMACDLLASATVTGALSVEAARGNDSPFDPRIHEVRGHHGQIELGKTYKALLEHSGFRGKNRGEADLRVQDPYCLRCQPQVMGACLDLINQAGKTLLIEANAVTDNPLIFGDDEPVAISGGNFHAEPVAFAADTLALAISEIGSMSERRIALLIDSSLSGLPAFLVRNAGVNSGFMIAHVTAAALVSENKSHAHPASVDSIPTSANQEDHVSMATYAGRRLFEMAHNTAVVVGIELLAAAQGVDIHSEDLGYKSDKVLTDVHAKVHASIAHYDKDRYFAPDIESAKQLVLSGELLDGWDELRQNWFSNV; encoded by the coding sequence ATGAAACCCGCTATTACCCTAACCCCACGCCATCTCACCTTTGGGCAGTTGCGTGCCATTTACAACAGCCCCGTTACCATCAGCCTTGACCCATCGGCTTATGATGCCATCGAAAAGTCGCACCAAGCCGTGCAAGCGATTATCGCCCGTGATAAGCCTGCCTATGGCATCAATACAGGCTTTGGACTGCTTGCCAAGACTCGTATCCCTGACGATGAGCTTGAACTTTTGCAAAGAAATCTTATCCTAAGCCATTCGGTTGGCACGGGTGAGGCGTTACCTGCGGACGTAGTTCGCCTGATCATCGCCATGAAAGTATCAAGCCTATCGCAAGGGGTGTCGGGTGTTCGCCGTGAAGTGGTGGACGCACTTATCAACCTTATCAATCATGACATCACACCCATCATCCCTGCCAAAGGTTCAGTGGGAGCATCAGGCGACCTTGCCCCGTTGTCGCACATGACACTTGCGATTTTGGGCGAGGGCGATGTGTTGGTTCGTGGCGAGCGTGTGTCCGCCAAAGATGCCCTTGCCAAGGCAGGACTGTCGCCCATCACACTTGCTGCCAAAGAGGGCTTGGCACTTATCAACGGCACCCAAACGTCCACCGCCCTTGCCATTCGTGGCTATTTTATGGCGTGCGACCTACTGGCAAGTGCGACCGTAACGGGGGCGTTGTCGGTAGAGGCAGCTCGTGGAAATGATTCGCCCTTTGACCCACGCATTCACGAGGTGCGTGGACATCATGGGCAGATTGAGCTTGGCAAGACCTATAAGGCATTGCTTGAACATAGCGGATTTAGGGGCAAAAACCGTGGCGAGGCGGATTTGCGTGTACAAGACCCCTACTGCTTACGCTGTCAGCCCCAAGTGATGGGAGCGTGCCTTGACCTTATCAATCAAGCAGGTAAGACACTGCTCATCGAAGCCAATGCCGTAACCGACAATCCGCTTATCTTTGGCGATGATGAGCCTGTTGCCATCTCGGGCGGTAATTTTCATGCCGAGCCTGTCGCCTTTGCTGCCGACACCTTGGCACTTGCCATCAGCGAGATTGGCTCAATGAGCGAACGCCGTATTGCTCTGCTTATTGACAGTAGTTTGTCAGGACTGCCTGCGTTTTTGGTGCGTAATGCAGGCGTGAATTCTGGCTTTATGATTGCTCATGTTACCGCCGCCGCTTTGGTTAGCGAAAACAAATCACACGCCCACCCTGCATCGGTGGACAGCATTCCAACGTCTGCCAACCAAGAAGACCACGTCTCAATGGCGACCTATGCAGGGCGAAGATTGTTTGAGATGGCACACAATACCGCTGTCGTGGTTGGCATTGAACTGCTTGCTGCTGCCCAAGGCGTGGACATTCACAGCGAGGACTTGGGCTACAAGAGCGATAAGGTGCTAACGGACGTTCATGCCAAAGTGCATGCGAGCATTGCTCATTATGACAAAGACCGCTACTTTGCCCCTGATATTGAAAGTGCCAAACAGCTTGTCTTGTCGGGCGAATTGCTTGACGGTTGGGACGAGCTACGCCAAAACTGGTTTAGCAATGTGTAA